AAATATCTTTCTTTTTTAATATATCATCTAATATATCTTTATGCTTCCTTTCCTCTTCAGCTAATTCCTTAATCATAGCTTTAGTGCCCAAATCTTTTACATAATTTATAAGTTTGCTATAAAAATCGTATGCTAGCTCTTCTTTTCTTTTTGCTTCTAAAAGTATCTCTTCAACCGTTTTTTCATTATTCATATAAATTAAAATAGTGATATTTTATCCGATAACAAGACTAAAATTGGAGAAAATATTGTTAAAAGTATAACTATAATAGAAGTGCAAAATATAGATATATAAGAATTATAGCTATGTGATATCTCAG
The genomic region above belongs to Deferribacterota bacterium and contains:
- a CDS encoding ferritin family protein, translated to MNNEKTVEEILLEAKRKEELAYDFYSKLINYVKDLGTKAMIKELAEEERKHKDILDDILKKKDI